The Ziziphus jujuba cultivar Dongzao chromosome 1, ASM3175591v1 genome segment ATCGTCCAATTTTCCTGCCGATCCTTACTACACATGCCGGCCAGAAGGGAGCGCCTTCCCATTTCCGGCCGAACCCTGAAATTTCATGACCGTCGATAGCCAGACACGAGCgacgatttttcccctccaccaccggccaccgccgttgacCCGTTTCTGGCCACTTTCAGGCCacactgtcaggacccgtccagaattcctttcccggaaccctagataagccctgatcccagggaaataccaccgaaccttccaacggaaaatccggcagcacctcccctaagggtaggactaaccaaaaaaattacctgcactgaaaacacacttctataaacatccccttattcctcccacgatactacaaattggttccacaaatttcagcacttcaaaagaaaacagcagcaacccagtgcataaataaatgtgtccaatacagtatacagagcattatacaattaaatgtggaatttataaaatgacagataaagaagcaatacaagttcgagaggaaaaagggaagaaaaacttcttgaaccttcggcaacaaACTGAGACTTTGGGCTCGCCCTGGACAATCAACGTTTCCAACCTGgacctatctactatacaatataatatcacggtAATAACGtaggtaaataataattacttggaaataataatttctctcaaacccttacaattctctcggttggaaaagtttcccttttaaaacattttcacaaaactttttgttcgtacttcccgaaaaccaagggaccaaataatttaataaacaacaaataaataaataaataaataccccaaatataaataaactgcaataatttataataaataattttgtactctttggggtttggaactttatttgaaaattacacttgacaatTACACTtgacttgacgcaccacaccatataccagtgatgccctccgatacccagcgtcctgagcaccgactggcggggggattaaagagagaaacttgcaaacggcacttcggcgtcccgacagtaccgctgctgaaaccatcatcccggccaaggaggggggcggctgcgtgcaataacaaacttgcctgcccacggtccaatggcaactcacgggtgaaataataatacttgcgcgctgaaccacatatacatataccagaacaccaatactgtgtgaatgcgtctaaaataattattaaaccaaccgtaccgttttccaaaattaccgtgggaaatataccaaattttcgcacttaccatcccacatatttttattcaacaaaccggtacgaaaacatcgataacaaatgaAACCATatcttttctcgtaatacgagattcaacaattgaaataccgcgggcataatttataaaattaaaccaccaacttaaacaatattttcataaaatatttaatccaattatgcccgaaaaataatataaaatccaaacacaatgaaTTACTGAAAacacttgctcatgtgtaataaataccatttaatcacaataaaataataatcgggaatttctaatgaccccaaaattccatttagcgccaatgggtaaatatatatataaaataatatttttcccgattatatttaaaatacgccacatgagcacaaattacagatatcaatttaacaccacataaatacaattaattaccccaaaaacattttcaaaggtgggtcactcatctggagcatgcaattaaaccatgatccaccatgggatcaattccacgactcaccggtgctcctaaaacacaattcacacacagtcaaataaattaatattttattcggataaataatatccggtacccggggggtcaaacacaaacgttatccaaaataggcgaataatataccgaatcgaagcttgagcgacgaggattacaaatccggtctccatcgaccccaattccgccggaggtggccagaaagcttcggccggatttaaacttgagggatctctcaaacggtggggattttgggcaatctaaccccggaaatggattCAGAGGGgtaaaaaatggtggaatagaggtatgggtcgggctggattggtcggaaacggcgagaatcgccagaaaaacgtaaccggccgccgccggcttcaccggcccgatctgggcacatccggcggcgactggccgggaaatttggaggttgaGGTCGCGGCGAgatgggctacaccggtggccagcgcgtgtgACATTCcagcgactgaaatccggccaaacggtcggtcaaacagagagagggagagagtcaaaggagagagagagggaaaagtCTGTGCGTGTTTCTTTTGTCTCTGTcaggctcggggaagaagaagggaaggaagggaaaagaaaaaagaaaaaaaaaaaaaggagggtgttttcccacgtggggaaaaagaaaagaaaaagaaaaagaaaaagaaaaagaaaaaaataaaataaaataataaaaataattaaataatcaaataataatattattatttaaaataataataaaaataatttgatattacacatggttgacatgtggcttctcaacatggtgacacatggtcaccttcattaagtcacacgtggcacatcgttacgcgtttaaaaataatattaaaataatacagtgtttgaaaaactctacaggtctataactttcaaaccacatgtccaaatcggacgtgccgctagtttacgtactcgtatcgacgaacactttacaaccatgcatgagtcaacgctcaactttgcatgaataaaaagtcaaccctggcaccccttggacagtttggacctcaacttgttttgcttataactttcaaaccgtagctccgttttgaacgcgctactagtctacgaactcgtgccaacgtgtacttcgtaacagtacctcagtcaacctagaatttcaaccaggtcaaaaagtcaacttttgaccccttggtcaacggtcagcggtcaaagtcaacagtcaacctcggtcaacgtgcaaaaattccgacatggttcgggacggggtgttacaacacgcgctagccacccctcaccacctcctcaattcctgcctacccaccaaatttcacggccaccagacctccgacgcgccgggatcggagcattttccggtgaggcgccgaaaatcttcaaaccccgatctcttcgccgtccggccttcgtttgcctcaccaccggtcCCATTGGAAttctctcccctcgatctacaaaaccccccaaaatctcagccaacggccaccgcacgcgctgccgccggcgacggttgccggtgaccgcggcggctcgccggaagtcactgttccggcgagtacccagttgcactaCCGGTCCatgtccactaattccgaccttttgaatccaaatccggcgtccctttcctccaattcgtgacggtttgggagaattgaggagtcgaatcccgaaaactttccggtgagatttcggccacctctggtccgatctccggaaagtaagaccgactccgtgatcctcatcactcaagcttcgattcggtatatcactcgtaattttttagttgtcgtttgtgttcgctccccgggtacccatttgggagttacccgattaaaatattaatatatttggttggtatactgtggctgttttaggtgcgcgtgcgagtagtggagttgatcctgcggaagatcttagctgatatacgcgcttaaggtgagtgacccacctttaaaaaaaatattttggggcaattaactatatttaattgatgtttaattgatatttgaattatgctcatgtggtgcaatttaattatgattttattgtgatttagttttaattattatgcatgagcaaggtattttcagtaataaattatatgtggttttaaatattatttttgggcataattggtttaaatattttatgaaaatatttgtttaaattggtggtttaattttataattatgcccacggtattttatttgttgaacctcgtactacgagaaaaattattgttttattggttatcgatgttttcgcatcgggttgttaaatgaaaatatgtgggatggtaaatgtgaaaattggtatattttccacggtaatttggaaagaacggtacggttataattgatttaataattattttagacgcattcatacagtattggtgttctggtgtatgtatatggttagcgcgcaagtattatgtctcccgtgagttgccattggaccgtgggcaggcaagtttgatattggccacagccgccccctccttggccgggatgacggtttcagcagcggtactgtcgggacgccgaagtgcaaaaataataatatatgtatatttggaaATTGGTACCGAgatttatattatgtatatgttGAAACAAATATGATACAAACAACTTGCTTGTTAGATTAATTTTGACAGTGAGAGCGCAGATGGTGACAATTTACCTACCAAGATATATATGATTATACAGCCTATAGTACATTTCCCGACATATATCAAAATTGcactttattatatatactaGCTAGTATTGGATCCatagatattatatatggaAACAAAATTGATCACCTTTTACTATATAATCAGGTGTTTATATAGATAGTACATATCAAATATGTTGGTAATAGCCACTGCTTCCTTGAGCAGTGAGTACTCAAATTCAAATCCTCCCATTTccattatgaaaaaaaaaaaaatacatatatatatatatatagatattttgccTGCATAAGATGGGTATAGATAGATGGATGAAATTCCAATTATCACTCCATGTTAGTGGGAACGCCCATTGGTCCATGCATGTTTACATGTAGTGGTGATTCCCCTTCCTGTTGAAGGTCATATGAACCGAATGCCAGAGTTTTCAAAATCAAAGCGCTTCCTCTCCAAGTCCAAGGGGAATGGACTCCAGGTCACACTGGTTGCCCCCGCATCTTCATAGGGCCGACCTCTTGGAAGCTCAAACGCTAGTGCCATTCAATATCCTCTCAAGCTAGCTAGCTAGGAGCCAGTATAATTTACAAACATGTTTCAAGGCCACTTATAACAAACATAGAAAACAGATTAAAAAATTTTTGGGGAACATATGGTAGCTAGAAGtttacaactatatatatgtatatagatatatacatgtTGAGAAGTAACTTGACAATCCGACCAAAAATATGGTATCCATTTTACGTAGCTCTATCGGTAGATTAATTTCTTAAAGCCAGCCAAAGCCAAGATAAGATGGTCATTAACCTACAGGATTATCCTTCAATATGTAaatcatatttatatgatatttaacacttttttttttcctaaaatatatgtatatacttatATCATATTATCACTAAATttcgaaattaaaaaattatgttaagaaATGATGTACTATATCTACATGAGGCAAGTATGTGATGAATTTCAATTATACAGTTTCACGTGCGCGTGGAGATTCATGTGAACATCACCAATTGTTTTATGTACACCCTGCTTACAATAGCGTGTAAACTCGCTCACTATAATTAACAAAatcaaacaatattatatattaaaagacATTAATTAATTGCCAAATGGATGGGCAACCGCCGGCCGGCACATGAacgatcaattaattaatttaatagagGTGCAAACCATGATGCGGAGCAGATGGAGTAGacgaaaacaaaatatcaaattcacGACTCTGGTCTGTCAATATGAATGTATCGTTGAAACTCACCGATAAATGAGACCGACGGAGACAAATTTTAGCTTTGCTGTGCCCTCGTATATTTAAACTGCGTAGGCAAGAGCGTGGGtggcaataaataaattaaaattgactAGGTGCAGACTCCTTCGAATTTGTCGCCTTTGGAGCATTTacctaaggaaaaaaaatttcctagacATAGGTAcaaaatatacacatatacaaatattaacAAAGAGAATAGCTGGCCCAAATTTTTGTACAAACTTGATTAAATAACTTTGAGGAATTCAATCATCTTAGTaaggtactttttttttttaatttttatatattgaaagTGGGGATACAAACTTAAGTAACTTCACATGTAAAGCTGTCTTGAAGACcttcaccaattttttttttttttaatgaataaaaaggATGCTTTTGATAGTATCGTATACATCATACCGTATTTATGATAACAACTAAACTTACCAAACCTCAACTCTCAAACTTGTGGATGTGAAGCTGAGCATTTCTTATCCTGAGCTACGTTCTTCACCAACTACTTGAATAGAAGTAAAAGTATTGCaacttatgtatatatatattaatgttcaACACAAGTGTGTCTAAGTTTGATAGAGAAAGAAGGAGAAGTGGactacaaacaaaacaaattaaattaaatggagAAAGGAGAAAGAGGTGAAGGTGAAGGTGGTCGTCGGAAACCCCACGTACTGGCGTTTCCATTTCCCTTCCAAGGTCATATTAATCCCCTGCTGCAGTTTTCAAAGCGCCTAGTCTCCAAGGGCCTCTAAGTCACATTTGTTATCCCCTTCACCGACTCCAACTTGGACTTGGACATCGATCAAGCTCAACGACGGCTACCACCCACTCTCAGGGTTCACACCATAAGCATTAATCCTGACGATGAACTCAAAAGCGCCGATGATTTCTTCAATCACTTCGAAAAAGTTGTATCCCTCAGATTAAAAGAGTTCATCCACGCACAAGAAGCCCTTGGTAACCATGTTTCTTGTGTTGTTTATGATTCTATTATGCCATGGGCTCTGGAGGTTGCAAGAGACCAAGGTGTTGTGGCAGCTTCCTTCTTCACCCAGTCCAACGCCATTAATGCTATATACTACAGGGTCCATGAAGGCCTGCTCAGAGTTCCAGTGAAGCAGGAGGAGCTTGCAGTGCTGGGGCTCAGGCTTGGGCTGCCACCACTGGAGATCTCAGACCTGACATCTTTGGTCTATGATTTTCATTCCTACCCATCCTCCTTGCGCCATGTCATCTCTCGATTTTCTAATTTCAAAAAGGCCGATTGGGTCTTTGACAACACTTTTGACACCTTGGAGGAACGGGTAACCATGTCTTCCAACTTGTTCTACCATTcagaaattaaataatcaattaatttcttTCATGATCTCGTCTTCAGGTGGTCAGCCCAATGGCCAGCCAGTGGCCAATCAAGAATATTGGACCAACCATTCCATCCACCTACTTAGATAACAACATATTAAAGGCCGACCAAGATTATGGTCTCAGCCTCTTGAAACCGCAAGCCAACATTTGCAGTAAGTGGCTAGACTCCAAAGAAACCGGTTCAGTAGTTTATGTGTCGTTTGGGAGCTTGGCCACCATGAAGGAGGACCAAATGGAAGAACTAGCATGGGGCATTTCGATGAGCAACAATCATTTCCTGTGGGTTGTCAGACAAGAGGAATTAAACAAGCTTCCCATCAATTTCATACAAGACACTGCTGACAAGGGTCTGGTGGTGACATGGTGCCCCCAATTACAAGGTTTGGCTCACAGAGCGGTGGGGTGCTTCGTGACTCACTGTGGTTGGACCTCCACGCTGGAAGCTCTCAATTTGGGGGTGCCAATTGTCACGGTTGGGGCATTTCATcgaacacttggtgagcattctctccattttgggcctattctgggccttacaatgggccaagcacctaaagtagtgtagaattctctagaaccttatggagaactctaggtcaagccatgtacatatccatttctagatgcttctttagatatttttgtaaaacaggtgggaaggatctagacacccattctccatcgtaggattaaagcaattatagccgtaggattagactttgtatgcctataaataggtggaggcctcatttggccaaaccatccaaggaATCAAGAGTCCAAGCtacacttgtaaagctctcttttaagcaatatactttcattctcccaaactctctttgtgctctagctttctttgcttagctttctcttttagtgagcaaaaggcttacttagttacAACAAAAgttcggaatagcaactaaggccacacggcttgaagggataagaaacaagtccgtgacaagtggtatcagagccaagttAGAGCTAGCCTTTAGAGCACaatgtcttcatcagaggttgtggttgaagaagcaaggggaagggaggtcatccccgaagctgcaaggaagggacgtgggcgttcaaagtcgaaggacgttctcactgccatggagaccaaggtggtcaagatggagttggccgttgccgacatattggagcggcttgatcgtgtggagcaaggcatggaggagctcgatggtcgtgtgggtgaccaagtgggggagcttagaggtaccatgcaagacaccaacaaggccaacaccgaggcatggggtcaagaaagccaagctttccaagcAAAGGTAAtggaaaccttgtcccttatgcaagctcaattagatgagtttaagaagagtttagaggagacACGTGAGGATTGGGCGTTATGCAagagagctgcaactagtggcacAGTCACTACCCAACAAATAGTCTTTACTCCAAGGGTAGATGCtcccaagcccaaggagtttagtgggagaagggatgcaaaggagttggacaactacatgtggcatATGGAACGGTACTTCgaggccttggatttccaagacgagaagcaaaaggtaaacaccgctaccctctatcttactaatcttgctgcggtatggtggcgtagaaagcatgaagaaatgaagaaaggcatatgcgctatcaattcttgggaagatttaaagagtgaattgaagaaGCAATTCCatcccgagaatgtggcgaatgatgctaggaaacgcatgaaggagttgaagcaccaacgatccatccgtgaatatgtggagcaattctttgggttaatgctccaaattcccaacatgagtgaggaggatctccttttcaacttcatggatgggttgcaaccgtgggcatgccaagagcttcaacgaaggggagtacaagatatttccactgCCCTCACTACGGCTGAAACGCTTGTCGAATATAGGTGAGGTGAGTCTTCCAACCCTAAGCctaagaataattatattaaaggtgggggagccaagttccataaaactccccaaagtaaggagtttccaagaaggccaccactacctaacaaagattggaagaaaggaggcaagcccgaattcaagccgaaggaaaattgcttcttatgtgatggtccccattgggctagagattgtccgaagaggaagtccttaagtgccatgctcgaagagagggaaactcaagaGCACACACAAATGGGTTGTCTACAACTCCTCAACTCACTGAAGGCTAGTCCAATCCCAACCAAAAATACGAAGAACAACTCCCtaatgtacgtggcggcacgtatcaacgggaaagatgcccaagtcatggtagacaccggtgcatctcacaacttcataaggaaggaggaggccatgaggcttggcctcaaactggacaaaggtcaagggtggttgaaaacTGTGAATGCGGAGGCTAAACCACTAGATGGCGTGGCTCGTAACGTGGAGTTGCACCttggcacttggcaaggtaacgtaaacttctccattgctcctatggatgattttgatattgtacttggcatggaattccttaggcaattcaatgtggtCCCACTCCCTAGCTACAACACGGTGTGcataatggagggaggcccttgcatgattccaacAATGCACAAACCAAG includes the following:
- the LOC132799208 gene encoding UDP-glycosyltransferase 74E2-like, yielding MEKQEEIRGQVLVIPIPVQGHINPMIQFSKRVVSRCKGLKVTLVAAFNDPEIMLNMMQPPHDHHEEEAEAGVAPSKSNYITLHTIPFEPSEDGTDPTTNVGTYFIHFQKVVSLRLAQLLQRQQFTCVICDSFMPWALDVAKQQGLFAACFFTQSNAVNAIYYNVHEGLLKVPLVDPLVPLVGLPPLEVFDLPSFVYDSLSYPSFTFVIPFTDSNLDLDIDQAQRRLPPTLRVHTISINPDDELKSADDFFNHFEKVVSLRLKEFIHAQEALGNHVSCVVYDSIMPWALEVARDQGVVAASFFTQSNAINAIYYRVHEGLLRVPVKQEELAVLGLRLGLPPLEISDLTSLVYDFHSYPSSLRHVISRFSNFKKADWVFDNTFDTLEERVVSPMASQWPIKNIGPTIPSTYLDNNILKADQDYGLSLLKPQANICSKWLDSKETGSVVYVSFGSLATMKEDQMEELAWGISMSNNHFLWVVRQEELNKLPINFIQDTADKGLVVTWCPQLQGLAHRAVGCFVTHCGWTSTLEALNLGVPIKQVRDTMVAVPQQTDQTTNAKFVMDVWEVRIRVKVDTKVFFTRQEIDECIREVMDGDRGLGIKKNSAKWKKLAMQAVDEGGSSDNNIQQFVEQLVLRH